A stretch of DNA from Sandaracinaceae bacterium:
TTTCGCGGCGGCGGGTGTCCGTGATGTTGTAGGTTCGTGACGTCCGATGACCAACCCGCCTGATCGGCCACGCGTGCAAGGGGCACAACGGTTCCGCCGCGCTCGGCGAGTTCTTGCGTTGCGGGTGCTCGCAGGAGCCTGTGCGCTGTCGGCGCTCGGAGTCGCCCACGCGCAAGAGAGGCCCTATGCGCCCGAGAGCGAAGCGTGGGATGGGCTGAGTCGCTTGGTCGAGATCGCGGCCGAGCACCACATCCCGCTGGAAGTACCGTCGGAGCTCGACCTGGGGTCCCTGACGCGTGAGGACGCGCTCGTCATCCTTTACCCGAGTGAGTCGCTGCCAGCGAGTCTGGGTGGCTTCATGGCCGAGGGTGGGCGCGTGGCCGTGGCCGATGACTTTGGCGAGGCGGGCAGCTTCCTGCGCATCTTCGGCATCACCCGGGTCCCCGTGAGCGCCGAGGGGTTGCGCGGCAATCCGAACCTCCCAATCGCTGCACCGCGCGGCGCACACCCGATCACGGCCGGGGTGAGCGCGCTCGTCACGAACCACCCCACCGCCCTCGCCCATCCAGAGCTCGTGCCGGTGTTCGCGCTCGGCGAGGCGGACGCGGCCGTGGTGCTCGCGGGCGCCGTCGGCTCGGGGCGGCTGATCGTCATCGGCGACCCCAGCCTGCTGATCAACAACATGATGCAGTTTCGAGGAAACGAGCGTTTCGCGCTGAATTTGTTGCAGTATCTCAAATCCGAAAACGGGTCGGGGCGCGTGTTCTTGATGACGCCTGGGAGCGTGGTGCACGGCCGCTTCGGCACGCTCAACGCAGACCGACCGCTGGAGCGCACGCGGCTCTCGCTCGAGCGCGCCGGCGCGCTCGAGCTGCCGGACCTCATGGTGCGCGGGGTCGCCGCCGCGATCGCCGCCATCCTGCTGATCTTCGCGGCGTCCGCGTTGCCCAAGCAGTCGCCGTATCAACGGAGCATCTTCCTGCCAGTCGAGGGGCGCGCGACGGGCGGGACGGGAGGGCGTCTGGCGCTCCTCCGCGCCGAGGACGACGCGCTGTCCGCGGCGCTCGCATACCGCTTCGAGTTGCTGGTGGAGCTGCGTCGCCGCCTGTCCCTGCACCCCGACACGGACGGCCCCAACGTGCTCCGCGCGCTCCAGGTCCGCCTCGCCCCGCAGGCAGCAGACGAAGCCGCCGCGCTGCTCGGTCGCCTGGATCGCCTGTGGGTCCAGGTCGACGTCCGAGGCCGCACGCCGCGCCTCCGACGAGCCGCGCTCGCTTCCATGGTAAAAGGGGGCGAGGCGCTGCTGGGCGGGCTCCCCGACCCGGCGGCCGCGACAGCCCCACGCCCTGCACCGACTCCCCTCGAAGACGCTGGATGATCCCGTGACCGAACCACAAGTAGCACTGGCCCAGCCCGGGCTGGGCCCCATCCCAGCCGAAGTCCTGCGACACGCCGCGCAGCGCGCGCGCACCGTCATCGCCGCGGTTCAATCCGTGTACGTCGGCCCAGACGCCGTGCCCGAGCTCCTGCTCGTCGCGCTCCTGGCACGTGGCCACGTGCTCCTCGAGGGCGTCCCTGGAGTGGCCAAGACGACCCTCGTCAAGGCCTTCGCGTCGACGCTCGGCTGCGGCTTCCGCCGTATCCAGTTCACGCCGGACCTCCTGCCGGCGGACATCACAGGCACCTACGTGCTCGACCCCCGCAACGGCTCGTTCGACCTGCGCACCGGCCCCATCTTCGCGAACGTCGTGCTGGGAGACGAGATCAACCGGGCGCCCGCGAAGACGCAGAGCGCACTCCTCGAGGCGATGCAGGAGAGCCAGGTCACTGTGGAGGGCGAGACTCGGGCCCTGCCGGCGCCCTTTCTCGTGCTGGCCACGCAGAACCCCGTGGAGCAAGGCGGCACGTACCCGCTGCCCGAGGCTCAGATCGACCGCTTCCTGGTACGCATCATGCTGGGCTATCCGAGCGAAGAGGCAGAGCTCGGGGTGCTGCGACGCTTCGCGGCCGCGCCCGACATGCCCGCCCCAGTCCTTACGCCCGCGGCCATTCTCGAGCTCCAGGGCCTCGTCGAGCGCGTCCACGTGGAAGACGAGGTGCTGTCCTACGTGGTGCGTCTGGCACGCGCGACCCGCTCGCATGGCCGGCTGCTGCTCGGTGTCAGCCCGCGCGCAGCGCTCGCGCTCGTGAACGCTGCACGCGCTCGCGCCCTCCTCGACGCCCGCGACTACGTCCTACCGGACGACATCAAGCACCTGGTCACACCGGTGCTGGCACACCGTCTCGTGCTGACGCCCGAGGCCGAGATGGACGGCGCGAGCGCCGACGACATCCTCTCGCAGACCCTGTCCCGCGTGACCTTGCGGCGAGGCTGAGATGCTCCCGGTCCCATCCCGCGAGGCGCGCCTGCTCTTCTTCACCGCGGTGGGCCTCCTCGCACTGGGCTTCCTCGGCTCCTCCGCCCTGGTCGTGACGCTGGCGTCCGCGACGCTGCTCGCCCTGGCCACGCTGGCCGCATTCACGGTGCCGCTCGGGCGTCGCGTCCGCCGGCAGCGCCTGGAATTCGCCTGGTGGCTGGACCGCGCCGGCGGCAGCGGCACCATCGTGCCAGGCATCCCGTTCCAGGTGCGCTGCTACGTGCGTCACCGCGGACACGACGCCATCGCGCTGACCGACGTGCGGCCGCTGGCGCCCGGGAGCGTCGAGCTGCTGCCCAACCCGGCGAGCGATCTGCTCGTGTCCCCCAGCTCGCGCTCGGAGTTCACGTGCCGCCTGAGCGCTCGCGCGGTGGGCCGCGTCGTGTTGCACGGGCTCGCCGTCTCCCTCCGTGGCCCACTCGGTCTGTTCAGCATGCCGCTGTACTTCCCGAACCCACTCGTCGTGCGGGTGCTGCCGCGCGCTGCTGCGCTCGCCCGCCGCAGCCACCCACGCACCGGATACGCGGCAAGCCGTGCGGGGCGAACGGCGCTGCGCAGGCGTGGGGGAGGAACCGACTTCCATGAGCTGCGTCAGCTCCAGCCGGGCGACTCGTTCAAGTCCATCGCCTGGAAGGCGAGCGCGCGCAGCGGGCGTCTGCTCATCAAAGAGGTCGAGCAGGAGGTGCAGGAGGCGCACGTCGTCGTGCTGGACGTGACCGGCAGCATGCGGGGCGGTGAGCTCGGGACCCGGAAGCTCGACCACGCCATCGACGCTTGCGCCGCGCTGGCCCAACGTGCGCTCCGAGACGGTGACCGCGTCGGCCTGGTGCTCGCGGACGAGCGCCCCATCGCCCAGGTGCCCGTGGGAGAAGGTACGACGCACCTGCCCAAGCTGTACGACGCTCTGCTCGCGGCGACCGAGGTGGTCGACGCGGACCTGACGGCGCTCGACGACGGCCAGGTCGGCGCCTTGGTCGCGCGGTACATCCGGCACCAAGACGGGCTCGACTTCTCGCCCGGAAAGTCGGGTCGGTACCGGTCGCTCGTGCGACACGTCCACGCGGCCCTGGACCGTGAGGCGTTCGAGCAGACGGTCCACGCGGACACGCAGGAGGCGCGCACGCTGCGGGCGTTCTGCCGCAGTCGCGGACTGCCCATCCCGCACCGCCCCGACGCCAGCCACGGTCGCAAGGGGCCGGCGCTGGCAGAGGCCCTCCAGGTCGCCGCGGCGCGGGAGCGCTCTCCCCGCTCCATCACGCTCGTCACGGACTACCACGGGGTCCTGCACACCGACGCCCTGCGCCGCACCATCCAGCTGCTCCACGCGCACGGTCACGCCCTGACCGTCCTGCTGCTGACGACGCCCACTCGCGGCCCGCTCGAGGCCGCCGTCTACGGACGCACCGAGGCGCGACACGTCCGAGAGGCGAAGGTCTTCTTCGGGCGGCTTGGCGTGCGCGTGCGCGTCGCGGAGGGCGCCGATGCCGCGGGAGCGCTGGCGTTGCCGACGCCGTCTGCCAGGCTGGCCTCGTGACCGACTACTCGTTCGAGGACCCACGCGACGTCCTGGCGCGTCACCGGTTGGGCGCCAAGCGGCGCTTCTCGCAGAACTTCCTGATCTCGGAGCCCACCGTCCGCGCGATCGCGCGCGCCGTGGACCTGAAGCCTGGGGAACGCTGCGTCGAGCTGGGCCCTGGGCTCGGGACCCTCACGCGCGCGCTCGTGGCGTCGGGGGTGCCCGTGACAGGCATCGAGCGTGATCCCGACATGCTGCACGTGTTGCACAAGGAGCTCACGGATCACCCGAACTTCCACGTGGTCGACGGAGACGCGGCGCAACTCGACGTGCAAGGCCTCTTGGGTCCCGGGGGTCCCGTGGTCGTGGTGGGCAACCTGCCGTACGCGATCACGGGGATGATCGCGCGCCGTCTGGTCGACCAGTGTGCGAACGTCGCGCGCGTGGTGGTGATGGTGCAGCGAGAGGTCGCCGAGCGCTGGCTCGCCCACCCGGGCGAGCGGGCGTACGGTGCGCCGACCGTGTTCTTGTCCGCGGTCTACGCGATCGACCACGTCCTCGATGTCCCCCGCGGCGCGTTTCATCCAGCCCCGAAGGTGGAGAGCGCCGTGGTGCAGCTGACACCGCGGGCCGAGCCACGCGCGGAGGAGACCCCCACCTTGCAGGCGGTGGTGAAGGCGGCCTTCCATCAGCGTCGCAAGACGCTTCGGAACGCCCTGCGGCCACTGTTCACCGACACGGACACGCTCGACCGGGCGCTCGACATGGCCGAGGTGGATGGCCGCCGCCGAGGGGAGACGTTGTCGGTCGAAGAGTTCGCGCGCATCGCCGCGCACCTCTGATGCGGCCCTACCCCGCCCGCAGCGGGCGGCGGGCCGCCGCTCGTCGCCCCGTTGGCGCCTCGCTCAGGTGAGGTCGGGAGGGGTCGGCGCGCGCTCGTCGCCACCGCGAGGCCCGAGGGACGTCGTGACGCGCTCGTTGCCACCGAGGGCGTCATCGCGGTCTGGGTTCGCGTGCAGCGCGTGCCGGCGATAGGCACGCACGCCCCACAACGAGAGAGCGTAGGCCGGTACGCCCAACGCCACCCCGCTGATCAGTGAGCCCAGCCACAGCTCACCGCCCAGCTGAGCCATGGCGTCGCCGACACGGCTCCAGAACGCCGCCGAGAGCAGCTGTTCGAACATCCCGGCCGAGGTGGACTCGCCCGCCATGAGACGCTCCTGCACCTCGGCCCAGCTCGAGTCCCCCGCCCCTGCGTGGAGCACGAGGTTGCCGAGCCACCAACAGAAGCCGTACAGCGGCACCGCCGTGACCGGGTTGGTGATGAACAGGATGGGAACCCCCGCCACCTTGTTCACGCGCAGCGCCGTGGCGAGCGTGACGTAGATGACGATCTGCAGACCCAGCGTGGGGGTCATGGCCACCACGAACCCGAGGAACACCCCGCGAGCGATGCGTTGAGGTGAATCGTCGAGGCCGAGGATGCGGTTGACGACCACGTCCCGCAGACGCTGCCAGATCCTCACGGACCCTCCCCGGCGCCGCGTGGCGCGGTCGACGCTGCGCCGTCGTTCACATCGACGTCGGCGCAGTCCAGGGCTCCGTACCCACCGCCTCCCGGTGTCTCGATGCGGAGCACGTCGCCCGGCCCGACGCGCACGGCGAATTTTCCATCCATGGGCCGTGCGTTGAGCCAGTTGGCGCCGCGTGCGCCTGGGTGTCCTCCGGCCAGACCGAACGGCGCGCGGGTGCGCCTCTCGCTGAGCAGGCTCACATGGAGCGGCGCGAGGAACTCGAACTCGCGGACGAGTCCGTCGCCACCTCGCTGGCGGCCCGCCCCGCCAGACCCGGCGCGCAGCCCGAAGGTCCGGACCCGCACGGGGTAGCGGGCCTCGAGCAGCTCGGCGTCGGTGATGCGCGAATTGGTCATGTGCGTATGCACTCCGGGCGCTCCCGGGTGTAGCGCGCTGGCGCCGGCGCCGCCTCCGATGGTCTCGTAGTATCCAAAGTGTTCGTCACCGAGCGTCAGGTTGTTCATGGTTCCCTGGCTCGCGGCAACCCGGCCGAGCGCCCCGAGCAGCACGTCCACCACGCGCTGCGACGTCTCCACATTTCCACCCGCCACGGCGCTCTCGGCCGGAGGGTCGAGCAAGCAACCGGGCGGCAGCGAGAGCTCGACCGCCCGCACGCATCCTGCGTTGAGAGGAACCTCCCGGGACACCAGTGCGCGCAGCACGTACATGACGGCGGCACGCGTCACGGCGCGGGGCGCGTTGAGGTTGTTGGCGCGGGCGGGTCCCGTCCCCGCGAAGTCGAGGGACAGCCGCTGCCCCGAGACGCGCGCACACACCCGCACGGGCGTACCGTCGTCGAGGGCATCCTCGAAGTGGTGCTCCCCGTCCGGAATGCGGGCGATGGCCTCGGCCACCGAGGCTTCGGCGTCGTCCTGGACGTGAGCCATGTAGGCGTCCACCACCGCCCTGCCCTCTTGTTCGACAAGCTCGCGCAGCAAACGCTCCCCCAGGCGGTTCGCAGCGACCTGGGCCCGAAGATCGGCGATGTTCTCGTCTGGCCGCCGGGCGGGATACGGGCCGCCCGCGAGCGCCGCTCGCAGCGCTTCCACGTGCAGCTCCCCTTGGGCGACGATGCGCAGCGCGCGTAGCACGACCCCCTCCTCGACGAGCGAGGTCGAGAACGGCGGCATGGAACCAGGCGTGATGCCTCCGACGTCGGCATGGTGGCCTCGACACGCCACGAAGTACGCGGGCGCCGGGTCCTCCCCCACGTGCACGGGTGTGACCACCGTGATGTCCGGTAGGTGTGACCCTCCCCCCGCCGGGTCGTTGGTTGCGAACACGTCCCCCGGCGCCATCGCGGGGTGCGCGGCGCACACGGCGGCGACCGACTCGCTCATGGCGCCCAGGTGAACGGGGATGTGCGGCGCGTTCGCGATGAGCGCGCCCCGTGCGTCGAAGATGGCACACGAGAAGTCGAGGCGGTCACGGATGTTGGTGCTCATGGCGGTGCGCTCGAGCACGCTCCCCATCTGCTCGGCGATCGCCATGAAGCGGTGATGGAACACCTGCAGACGCACCGGATCGACCGAGGTGTCCCCGCGAGGCGCAGCGCGGGCCACTGGTCGCTCGTCGGTGAGCACGAGGATGCCCTCTGGCCCTCGTCGGAGGACGAAGCCCGGCTCCAGCACCAGTGTCCCCGTGGCCGCGAGGATCATCGCGGGTCCGTGCAGCTCGGCTGGGAGCTCCTCCTGAGCGTGCACAGGCACGAGCTGGCGGACGCCGTCGAGGAAGACGGGTGTCCGCATCGCCTGCGACGCGTCCCTCGAAGGCTCATTCGTGATCGCGTCGTCGTGCGCAGCGGTCGCGCGCTCGCGTGATTCGACCGACACGCGCGCCCGCACGGCGGCGACGCGCAGCGGCCTGTCACGCACGTAGCCGAAGAGCCGTCGGTGCTCGCGCTCGAACGCCGACGACATGCACGCGACGTCGCCGAACCGCACGGACAGCGACGTCTCGGTGCCCTCGGACCGTAGGTCCACGCTCAGCTCGATGCTCAACGCCACAGGGGCGTCCACACCGGCGAGGCCGCTCGCGTCTTTGGCGATGAGCGCTTCCCCCTCGGCCACGAGCGCCTCTGCCAAAAGGCGGAGCGCCGGGAGGGCGGCGTCTTCGAGGCCCACACCGCCCGCGTCGCGCGTCCCGTGCCATGCCGTCGCTGCGACCCCTATGCCGTACGCCGAGAGCACGCCGGCCAGCGGATGCACCAGCAGGGTGCGGATGCCGAGGTCACGCGCGACGCGGCACGCGTACTGTCCACCGGCACCTCCGAACACGACGAGGGCGTGCTCGCGGACGTCGTGACCACGGGCGACCGATACCTTGCGGATGGCGTCGCCCATCGTGGCCGTGGCAACGTCGAGGAAGCCCTCGGCGACCCGCGCGCGAGACGCGTCGGTGTCACCGTAGCCGAGCTCGTGAGCGAGCTCGCCCAAGCGCGCCGCGACGCGCTCCGCATGCAGCGGAAACGGGAAGCGCTCGGCGGGCACGCGGCCGAGGAAGTGCGCCACGTCCGTCAACGTGAGATCGACCGCATCCGGGTGGCCGTAGCAGAGGGGTCCTGGGCGGGCGCCAGCGCTCTCTGGACCGACCACCATGCGACGTCCCAGCAGGCGACAGATGGACCCACCTCCGGCCGCCACGGTGTGGATGTCGAGCATGGGCACCCGCAGCCGAGTCCCCGCGACACGCGCGTCGTACACGTGCTCGAGCGCACCGCCGTAGCGGCACACGTCCGTGCTCGTGCCACCCATGTCGAAGCCGACGACCTGGCTCGCCCCTGTGAGCGCGGCCACCTTGCCGACGGCAACCGCACCTCCGGCGGGACCCGACAACACGGCGTCACGTCCGCGGAAGTGCGCCGCCTCCATCAAGTCGCCACTGCTCTGCATCAGTCGGATGCGGCTGCCGGGGAGCGCGGCCTCGAGCGACGTGACGAAGCTGCGGATGACGGGCGTCAAGTAGGCGTCGACCAAGCACGTCTCGGTGCGCGCCAGATAGCCCCGGACGTGCGCCACCTCGTGCGACAGCGTCACCCAGGAGAAGCCCGCCGCGTCTGCCAGCGCGCCGATCGCGCGCTCGTCCTCGGGCGCGATCGGGGAATGCATGAGGGCCACCGCCAAGGAGGTGATCCCCATCTCGCGGAGCTCGCGCAAGACCTCGCTGACCGCACCCCGATCCAGATCGCGGAGCCGCGAACCATCGGCGGCGCTGCGTGCCCCCACTTCGCGCACGACCTCGTACAACGGCTCCGGTCGCTGGATCTCGAGCGCGAAGAGCTCGGGTCGCGCCTGGTCCCCGACCACCAGCAGATCACGGAAGCCTTCTGTCACGAGCAAGGCGGTGCGTGCGCCTCGGCGCTCGAGCAAGGCGTTGGTGGCGAGCGTCGTCCCGAGCCGTATGTCGCAAGGTGGAATCCGCGCGCCGTCCGCCAACGCCAAGAGCTGCCGGATGACGTCCAGGGGTGGCTCGTCCGTTGCGAGTTGCTTGGCCGTGCGAAAGCCCCCGCTCGCGAGCGGTGTGACTCCGTCGCAGAACGTGCCGCCGCGGTCGAGGTAGATGGGGTGGAGGGGCGGGGTCACCGTGGCGAGCCTAGCAGGCCGCCGCATCGCCATCGCGCCTGGGTCGACGCTTGCGATTCCGATGTGGCGCGATCTCGGGAGCGGCAGGAATCGCCGATAATCGTCACATTGAAATTGCTCGCGATTTTGAAATGGCGGATTGCAAAGATGCGCAGGCAGTCAAGGTTTTTGTGGACTTCTGAGCTGTGACACGCGACGGATGAGCACCGCTATGTCCCTCGAAGAGGTTCAAGTCTCATCACTGATACCGGCCAGCCCCAACGCCATCTACGCCGCGTGGATGGACTCGAGGCGGCACAGCGCCATTACGGGCTCGGTCGCGGTGATCAACCCTTGGGTCGGAGGTCGCGTCAGCGCGCGGGCTCGCTTCGTCGAAGCGACGCACGTGAAGCTGGACACCGGCAAGCAGATCCTCCTGGCATGGCGCACCCAGGACTTTCCGCCAGAGGCCGCTGACTCGCACGTGGAGATCCTCTTGCAGCCCGCCGCGGGTGGCACGAAGGTGAGCATTCATCACACGCAGATCCCGGCGGGACACTCCGCGGCCGCTCGGGAGATCTGGCGCGCCGCCTACCTGGATCCGATGAAGCGCTACTTCGGAAAGTCGGGTGCCATGGAAGCGGCTCACCGCGCGGCCACCCGAGCAGGGCAGATGCCCACGGCGGACATGGTGGGCATGCGACGCGCCCGGACCCCGATCACCTCGGCCGGCAACGTGCATGCGCCGATGATGACAGACGACCCCCCGCCCAAAGCGCGCCGCGTCATCCTGCGCAAGAAGAAGGGTTCCACGCAGTCCGATCCTCCCGTGACGGCTGCGCCGCCCGCCTCGAAGAAGGCCACCGAGCGCGCGAGCCACGATACACGGGGCTCGCAGCCGGGGACGAAGACGACCGCATCCAGCAGGTCGACACAGACGGTGTCGCCCGCCAGCACATCCAGTACCAAGCGCGTCAAGGCCGCTCCCAAGAAGGCCGCGCCCAAGAAGGCCGCTCCCAAGAAGGCCGCGCCCAGGAAGGCCGCTCCCAAGAAGGCCGCGCCCAAGAAGGCCGCTCCCAAGAAGGCCGCTCCCAAGAAGGCCGCTCCCAAGAAGGCCGCTCCCAAGCAGGCCGCGCCCAAGAAGGCCGCGCCCAAGAAGACTGCTCCCAAGAAGCGTCGTTGAATCGCCACGTCGTCTGGTCAGACTTCGATGCTGCCTGGTGCGGCCCTTCACGTGCCGCGCACCAGAGAACTCCAGCGCTACTCTGCCCGCGGGGAGCTCAGCGTGGTGTCCGCAGGTCCGCCTCGGCCGACACGAGCGCCGTCAAGACTTCGTGCGAGATGCGCCGCGCAGACGAAGAGCCGGATCCCTGAAACCGATCGGGATGGAGGCTGCGCGCGAGCCTCCGCAGCGCGACCCGCGCCTGCTCGGGCCGCGCCGTGGAAGGGAGGTCGAGGAGGGCCCACGGCGTGGCGTGACGCTGCACTTCACGATGCTTGCGCAGCAGCAGGCCATAGGAGTCGGGGCCGCGTGGCGCGATGGCGCGCACCAGCTTCAACGCCGTGAGCGTGCGCAGCGCGCGCAGACTCCCGGCAGATGCCGCGAGCACCGCGTCCACCTGACACGCCCCTGCGCGCAGCATCGACATCATGGCCAGCTCACTCGGGTCGAGAGACACGTCCGCCAAGAGCTGCTCCCCGAGTGGCGTCAGCTCCAACACTTCGTCGCCGAACTTGCGTCGTAGCAGCGCCGGGTCTTCCCCCATGAGCGCCTCGCGCATCGCCCCCAAGACGAGCTCGGCGACGTTCACGGGCTCGTCGAGGAGAGGCACCCCAATCTCGGGCGTGCCCGCGCGGAAGCGGAAGTCGGCATCGCGGAAGGAGAACAGCCTCAGCAGCCTGCGTTGAAGCTGCAACCGGAGCGCCCTCGTGAGCTCCTCCCGGGTCACGCGCCCGCTCTGCACCAGCCACTCCCCCACCGGCCCGGCTGGTGCGTCGTCCACGACGAGCGCCGCTTCCGAGCCCAACGCGCCGGACGCCACGAGCAAGTCCCCGAGGGCATTCTCGTCGGGTTCCGAGAGCGCGATCGCGCGCGGCGTGCCAGCGACGATGCTGACACGTGCGTCGGAGGGTCCCCGCTCGACGCCGCTCGCGACGACCTCGAGGACCCCGGTGGCGGCCGACCGGGTGAGCGTCAGGAGGGCACGCGAGAGAGCGGTGGCTGCTGGGAGTCGGTCCACTCCGTTCCGATACGACACACGCCATCACGGCGGCAACTTTCCGACAACGCGCGTGACGACGGCGGTAGAGCGACGCGGCCAGCGCGCCGCACACGGCGCTACGGGGTGTAGGGGCTGAGCGAGAGCGTGGTGCGGATGTCACGCGAGCGATGACCTACGGCCCCGCGCGTCACGCCGTAGCGGTCTGCGATGTTCTGCTGACTCAGCCCCAACCCGCGCAGCTGCGACACGGTGTACTCGACGGCTGCGGCCAGGACGTCGGGACGCCCGACGGCGTCGCGCAAGCCGATGTAGTCGTCGAGGACGTCACGCGCGCAGTTGATGTCGTCCGGATCGAAGCCGCCCGCGATCATCTGGTCCACCAGCAACGCGGCCACGGACTCCGTGAACTCGTCCTCGCAGCCCGACATGTCCTCGACGGCATCGTCGATGGCACCGTCGGCGACGGACCCAACACGACCCATGACGCCCTTGACCGCACGCGGTCGCTTGGCAGGGGCCCCTTGCTCGATCCACTCCTGTAGCGAGCGGTGCTCCTTGTGGCGAGGAGCGAGGGCGACCGCCTCCCGCGCGAGCACGAGGGCCTCCACCAGCTTGCCCCTGCGCGCCAGGCAGTGGGCCAAGGACGCCACAACCTCATCGTGGAGAGGCTCTTGTTCGTACGCCACCCGCAGGTGCTGTTCGGCGCCAACCAGGTCGTCCAGCCCGACGTCCAACAGGTGCCCCAGGTTGTGGTGGTACCAAGGCGTGCCTGGTGCAAAGCCGAGCGCGCGCCGGTAGCACCGGGCCGCGTACGCGTAGTTGCCGAGCAGCGCCTGACAGAGGCCCATCAGCGCGTGAAGTACGTCGCCGTGCCGGGGATGCCCCGCGTCGATCGCGCGGCGCAGATGCAGCGCAGCGCGCCACGGGTTGTCCTCGAGGTGTAGCTCGGCCAGGTGACGGTGCGCGAAGATGGCGGAGTCGCTTCCCACCGGAGCCTCGCGCGCGAGGTCGATCAGCGCACGTTCGATGTCGGCGCGACGACCACTCGACAGCGCTCGCTCTGCGCGCAGCTGAAGCTCCCTGATGGTCGGTTGCCCGCGTTCGCTCACGCCGTTCCTATACCCGGGGGTCGCGCGGGGTTCAAGGTCGTTCGCACGCCACGCGGGCCGCGCATTCCCCGGCGAGGGGTGAAGTGTGCACCCATGTGTGCCATGGTCCGCGACATGAGTGAGCCCACGGTCGCGCTGCGCGCGGCGCCGTTCTCTTCGTGCGTGGCCCTGACCGCGGTCCTGTTCGCGACCGGCGCATCTGCTGCGCGCGCCCAAGACACCCAAGACACCCAAAACACCCAAGACACCCAAGACACCGAAGACGCCCAAGGCCATAGGGACCTCGACGGCAGCGCGGACAGCACAGCGCCGGGACCGGGAGACACCTCGCATTTGGCGACGCCGCCCCCTGAGCCTTCACGGATGGCGCGGCGGATCGAAGCCGTGGACGCGCAGTTCGGCCGCTGGGTGGTCGTACCGATCGCCAGCGTGCTCATGAAGGACGTGTGGTTCTGGGACGACGGTGGCGACCCGACCGACAACACGAAGGTCCCGTTCATCGTGGCTTGGCTCATCCTCGGTGCGGTCTTCTTCACCTTCCGCTTTCGTTTCATCAACGTGCGGGCGTTCACGCACGCGCTGCGCGTCGTGCGCGGGGACTTCGACGATCCTTCGCACGCGGGCGAGGTGTCGCACTTCCAAGCGCTGTCCTCCGCGCTCTCGGCGACCGTGGGTCTGGGCAACATCGCGGGCGTCGCGGTCGCGGTGAAGCTGGGTGGCCCCGGCGCGCTCTTTTGGATGGTGGTCGCCGCCTTCTTCGGCATGACGTCCAAGTTCGCGGAGTGCACGCTCGGTCAGATGTATCGCAGCGTGGACGAGACCGGGCGCGTCCTGGGTGGCCCGATGCAGTACCTGAAGCGTGGGTTCGCCGAGCTGGGGATGACCCGGCTGGGCAAGGTCATGGCGACCCTGTTTGCGGTGCTGTGCATCGGCGGCAGCTTTGGCGGCGGGAACATGTTCCAGAGCAACCAGAGCTATCAGGGCGTCATTCAGATCATCCCCGCGCTCGACAACGCCGCGGGGAAGCTCATCTACGGCGTGCTCCTCGCCGCGCTGGTGGGCGTCGTGATCATCGGTGGCATCAAGCGCATCGGACAGGTGGCCTCGGCCATCGTGCCGCTCATGTGCGGGCTCTACCTCATCGCGGGCCTCATCGTGCTGGTGACCAACGTGAGCGCCATCCCAGCCGCCTTCGCGCTCATCTTCGAACGCGCGTTCGCGCCGCAGGCGGTCAGCGGAGGCGTCGTCGGTGTGCTCGCGGTAGGCTTCCAGCGCGCCGCGTTCTCCAACGAGGCGGGCGTGGGCTCAGCCGCCATCGCGCACTCCGCCGCCGCCACCGACGAGCCCATCCGCGAGGGCATCGTGGCGTCCATCGGCCCCTTCATCGACACAGTGGTGGTGTGTCTGATGACGGGCCTCGTGCTGATCGTAACGGGCGCGTGGACCGCCGACGCGGAGGGCGTCGCGCTCACCTCGATCGCGTTCCAGCGCGTGGTGCCCTGGTTCCCA
This window harbors:
- a CDS encoding MoxR family ATPase, whose translation is MRHAAQRARTVIAAVQSVYVGPDAVPELLLVALLARGHVLLEGVPGVAKTTLVKAFASTLGCGFRRIQFTPDLLPADITGTYVLDPRNGSFDLRTGPIFANVVLGDEINRAPAKTQSALLEAMQESQVTVEGETRALPAPFLVLATQNPVEQGGTYPLPEAQIDRFLVRIMLGYPSEEAELGVLRRFAAAPDMPAPVLTPAAILELQGLVERVHVEDEVLSYVVRLARATRSHGRLLLGVSPRAALALVNAARARALLDARDYVLPDDIKHLVTPVLAHRLVLTPEAEMDGASADDILSQTLSRVTLRRG
- a CDS encoding DUF2062 domain-containing protein, yielding MRIWQRLRDVVVNRILGLDDSPQRIARGVFLGFVVAMTPTLGLQIVIYVTLATALRVNKVAGVPILFITNPVTAVPLYGFCWWLGNLVLHAGAGDSSWAEVQERLMAGESTSAGMFEQLLSAAFWSRVGDAMAQLGGELWLGSLISGVALGVPAYALSLWGVRAYRRHALHANPDRDDALGGNERVTTSLGPRGGDERAPTPPDLT
- a CDS encoding DUF58 domain-containing protein; this translates as MLPVPSREARLLFFTAVGLLALGFLGSSALVVTLASATLLALATLAAFTVPLGRRVRRQRLEFAWWLDRAGGSGTIVPGIPFQVRCYVRHRGHDAIALTDVRPLAPGSVELLPNPASDLLVSPSSRSEFTCRLSARAVGRVVLHGLAVSLRGPLGLFSMPLYFPNPLVVRVLPRAAALARRSHPRTGYAASRAGRTALRRRGGGTDFHELRQLQPGDSFKSIAWKASARSGRLLIKEVEQEVQEAHVVVLDVTGSMRGGELGTRKLDHAIDACAALAQRALRDGDRVGLVLADERPIAQVPVGEGTTHLPKLYDALLAATEVVDADLTALDDGQVGALVARYIRHQDGLDFSPGKSGRYRSLVRHVHAALDREAFEQTVHADTQEARTLRAFCRSRGLPIPHRPDASHGRKGPALAEALQVAAARERSPRSITLVTDYHGVLHTDALRRTIQLLHAHGHALTVLLLTTPTRGPLEAAVYGRTEARHVREAKVFFGRLGVRVRVAEGADAAGALALPTPSARLAS
- the rsmA gene encoding ribosomal RNA small subunit methyltransferase A — translated: MTDYSFEDPRDVLARHRLGAKRRFSQNFLISEPTVRAIARAVDLKPGERCVELGPGLGTLTRALVASGVPVTGIERDPDMLHVLHKELTDHPNFHVVDGDAAQLDVQGLLGPGGPVVVVGNLPYAITGMIARRLVDQCANVARVVVMVQREVAERWLAHPGERAYGAPTVFLSAVYAIDHVLDVPRGAFHPAPKVESAVVQLTPRAEPRAEETPTLQAVVKAAFHQRRKTLRNALRPLFTDTDTLDRALDMAEVDGRRRGETLSVEEFARIAAHL